The following is a genomic window from Azospirillaceae bacterium.
GAACCGATCCATCCGTTGCCGCCGGGTGATGGGCGGCAATCGGGTTTTGCCGCGCGCTTCCCCATGGTCTGGGGACGGATGGCCCAGTCGCCATTCGGCGGGTGGAGCGATGGCTCCGGCCTCTGGACCTGGCGGACGATAGATCCCGCCGTTGCCGGCCTGCCCCCCGGTGGTTCGGGCGAGCCGCATTGGATCGTGGCGTCATATCGGTCGCGAGCGCGGGTGATCGCCCTGTATGCCGGGGTCTGGGTGCCGACCGTCGCCGCCGGTGCCGGACTGTCGCTGATTCTGGGGCTGATGAGCTGGCATATCGCCAGCCGGTCCTATGCCCGCGCACAGGCGCTGGGACTGGTGGCCGCCGCCGAAACCCGCGCGGCGGAAAAAAGCCAGCGGGTGGCGGAACTGGAAGAGGCCCAGCGCGCCAGCGCCATCCTGGCCGCCATCGTCCGGTCTTCCGACGACGCCATCATCAGCAAGACCTCGTCGGGCGTCATCACCAGCTGGAACCCCGGCGCTGAAAGGCTGTTCGGCTATCGGGCGGATGAGATGATCGGCGGCCCCGTGACGGTGCTGTTCGCGCCGGCGCAGTTGGCTGAGGAGAACCTGATCCTGGCCCGGATCCGGCGCGGTGAGACGGTCGGTCATTTCGACACCGTGCGGCGCCACAAGGACGGGCGCCTGATCGACGTGTCCATCACCGTGTCGCCCATCCTGGACGGTGAAGGACGTATCGTCGGCGCGTCCAAGATCGCCCGCGACATTTCCGACCGGAAGCGGGTGGCGGAAGAACTGGAACGCCACCGGCAGGACCTGGAGGAACTGGTGGAGGTCCGCACGGCGCAGATCGTCGCCACCAACCGCAAGCTGGAGGTGGCGCTGGCGGAGGCCAACAAGGCCAACCAGGCGAAAAGCGTGTTCCTCGCCAACATGGGGCACGAACTCCGCACGCCCATGAACGCTGTCATGGGTTTCATCGGGCTGGCGTTGGAACAGCAATTGCCGGCGGAGCCCCGGCGCCAATTGAGCGCCGCCCAGAAGGCGGCGAAAACGCTGCTGGGCATGATCAGCGGCATCCTGGATCTGTGCCGCCTGCAAACGGGGCTGACCTCGCTGGACCCGGTGGTGTTCGATCTTCGCGACCTGTTGGACGCGGCCCTCGCCCCCTTGAATGAGAAGGCCGGTGACAAGGGTTTGGCGCTGACGGTCCATTACGCCCCCGATGCCGGCCCCAGCCGCATCGGTGATCCCGCGCGCGTCCGCCAACTGGTGGAGCATCTGGTCGGAAACGCCATCAAGTTCACCGACGCCGGTGCGGTGACCGTCTCCCTGCATCCCGCGGCGGAGGCCGGCATGGTGGAACTGTCCGTCACCGACACCGGCATCGGCATGACGGCGGAACAGATCGAGCGGCTGTTCGACCCGTTCTTCCAGGCCGACGACACCGCCACGCGGCGGCACGGCGGCATGGGCCTGGGCATTTCCATCAGCCGCGAGCTTGTCACCCTCATGGGGGGCGATATCCGCGTGGAAAGCCAACCCGGCAAGGGTAGCGCCTTCCATGTCCGTCTGTGGCTGCCGG
Proteins encoded in this region:
- a CDS encoding ATP-binding protein: MASDKAVKRQFLSLFLPTMAFVLAAALLFGNARVTSDLDRLWAQEGNRVDVAMARLDDQFAEPWRHLHSVATEAATLAALRADAASIPPRDMAQSLWTLVRRDSQYAAALWIDQDGHEAVRVVAAPGDGDPVATTPQAPGLKAPRPSLAAAFQMMPGQVYVSPLIAAEPDIDGPHMWMAMPLADAAGARRGVLAFALKQDALFADLVHTPGYTDALLLLDRAGRPLGGMEPIHPLPPGDGRQSGFAARFPMVWGRMAQSPFGGWSDGSGLWTWRTIDPAVAGLPPGGSGEPHWIVASYRSRARVIALYAGVWVPTVAAGAGLSLILGLMSWHIASRSYARAQALGLVAAAETRAAEKSQRVAELEEAQRASAILAAIVRSSDDAIISKTSSGVITSWNPGAERLFGYRADEMIGGPVTVLFAPAQLAEENLILARIRRGETVGHFDTVRRHKDGRLIDVSITVSPILDGEGRIVGASKIARDISDRKRVAEELERHRQDLEELVEVRTAQIVATNRKLEVALAEANKANQAKSVFLANMGHELRTPMNAVMGFIGLALEQQLPAEPRRQLSAAQKAAKTLLGMISGILDLCRLQTGLTSLDPVVFDLRDLLDAALAPLNEKAGDKGLALTVHYAPDAGPSRIGDPARVRQLVEHLVGNAIKFTDAGAVTVSLHPAAEAGMVELSVTDTGIGMTAEQIERLFDPFFQADDTATRRHGGMGLGISISRELVTLMGGDIRVESQPGKGSAFHVRLWLPAAVATVPMAAKVVPLPNDRVPGSGWAAHRAFSILVADDRPESLEIMRHRLEKRGHRVMAARDGEEAVALARRQPFDIALMDIQMPRLCGLGATRRIRALDDGRNCAIPIIALSANMEAEEKRECALAGASAWLSKPVDFDQLAALMEHLVPGGDGAGTECLVDTVQALPEIRPFLVALRQALDTDDPDVIEPALAPLAAMAGGGYGVAKLGRLVAEFEFHQARVLTDLMLEDMGAGRQAPTDMEQGRLAHG